The DNA window GGACTAATGCTGGTTGAAATTGCACTGGGTCTTTATGAAATGGCCCTGTTACACCTCTTTGCTCACTCATTTTATAAGGCCTATTCGTTCCTCAATAGTGGCAATACCGTGAATCACTATCTCGCGGCCAAACTCGCAGGAGACGAAAAACCCAAACTGCAACACTGGTTTTATGCCCTGCTGGCCACTTCGCTGATGATGGTCTTCACCCAATGGAAGTTTAATTTCTTGCCGAGTCTGACCGCAATGGCGTTAGTGCTACTGGCTATCACCGCGTTGCTGGTACCAAGCTTTACGCGCGCCGACCGCGGTCGGATACCGAAAATTTTGATCACAATGAGCTTCGCGGCTGGGCTGCTGGTGCTTTATACCATTGCGAAACACGCGCTTGCTGAATTTGCACTGCCAGATCCGGTGTTAAATGTCTGGGCCGATGGGTTCATCGCTCTGCTGTTTGCCACTTTATTTGTCTTGTCATTAGCCTTGCAATATTGGCCACATTCACCACTCGTGAAACGCTTGTTTATCTGGTTAAACGCGGGCGGCTATCTTGATGAGTGGGCAACGAAACTCACTCTGAAACTATGGCCGAGTGAATCCCTACTCGAACTGCGCCAACATCAATGGCACACTAATCCAGAGGTAAAATAATGACTGTGTTCAATCAAACTCTTTCTTTTGCCGCCATCGCTCGAGAAGCGTCTTCTTCTATTGCTCCGGCATGGCCTCTCGATCGCTCTGTGGCGGTCAATCCTTGGTGGCCACAACGTCATGACCGTATTGAGCAAGCCTTTGCTGAGCAAGCCGTATTAACCGGAGAAACCGGGCTGATGCCACGGACCTACTATGCAGAAAAATGGGCGACCCAAATTCAACCACAACACCTTGAGCAAGCGATAACGGAATTACACAGTCCATTTAACGCAGAGCAACTTGAACAATGTCTTTCCACGCCCAGTACAGCGTTACCGCGGTGGAATACACTTGGTGCCCTGATGGACCGCGAGATCCCGTCGGCACAAGGGCACAGCTGGCCACAAGAAGTATTACAGCAAATTAGTCAATTCGTGGCGCTCTATCACCAATATCCCGCACGTTTCGATGCTGAAGGCAAAAACGGGGAACATCTGTATCAAAGCTGGTTAGAAGTCGTCACTCGAGATAAAGGCATTAAAACCTTACTGGGTGTCGATCTACTGCCCTACTTTGCCAAGTTACCGACCTCGCTTGAAGAGATGCTCAAACACTGTGAAACGCAGTGGGCGCCAATGTTACAGACAAAAGAAGGCGCTTATGCGTATACGCGGGCGGCGTTGCACTTACTCTCAGGTTGGGCAGGCTGGCAGTCTTGGCTAGATTGGCAAGCCAATCTTGACAATCAACATCTCGATATTCCCCACACCTTGGGGCTGACCACGATTGTTCTCGCTTGGAACTCGGTATTGTGGCAATGGCTAAAAGAACATGCCCCAGCGACGTTTGATTCCATAGCAACAAACATTGCCAATCAAGCTCGCTTGATTGATGAAGAGTATCAACAGGCTGAGCGTCAACTGGCCCCTTGGTGGGTATGGCAACGCGCATTGGAACTGAGTGTGCACCAGCCATGGATTACACAAGTACAAAACACCACCACGCCTACGGCCACTGCACGCCCGAGTCTGCAAGCCGTTTTTTGTATCGATGTGCGTTCAGAGCCGATGCGCCGAGCATTAGAGCAACAAGATCCGAGTATAGATACGCTTGGCTTCGCCGGTTTCTTTGGGTTGCCGATTGCCTACCACACGCATGACGACAGAATTTCACGCCCTCAATTGCCGGGCTTATTGGCGCCCAATTTAGTGGCACAGCAAACCAAAATGCAACCGGAGCGTTGGCTGCGCCTGACACAATTAGGCTGGCAAAATAGCTTAGAAAAACCGTCCTCTAACTTAGGGATGATTGAAGCGGGAGGTTTATTAAAGCTCGTTAGCTTATTTAAACGAGTGATTTTGCAGCAAGGCAGCACTAACCCGATCAATCGCGACGCCCATCACAATGATTATTGGCAATTAAAACGTCATGATGTCCCCCTGACCGATGATGAAAAAGCTGAGCTCGGTGCGGGCATCCTTAAAGCGATGGGCGTGAGCGAGCGTTTAGCCCCAGTCTTTCTGCTCACTGGCCACGGTAGTGAAACCTGCAACAACCATACGGCGTCAGGTTTAGATTGCGGCGCCTGCGGTGGGCAAACAGGGGAAGTGAACGTTAAAGTCTTGGCACAACTGCTCAATGAAGCCAATGTCCGAGCGAACATGCCGAAATATGGCGTGACCGTTCCACAAGACACGGTGTTCTACGCAGCCATGCATAACACCACCACCGATGATATCGACGTGTATGATGCGCCATTCGCCCCATGGATGAACTGGTTAGTCAGCGCAAGCGAACAAGCACGCAACGCACGTATCGAGCAATTTGATCATGGGGACACCCCAACGCCGCATCAGGTAAAACGCTTCTTTAAACAAAGAGCAACCAACTGGGCACAAATGCGTCCTGAATGGGGCCTGTGTAACAATGCCGGTGTTTTTATCGCCCCACGTGCACTGACCAAGCACATTGATTTACAAGGGCGAGCTTTTTTACATGAATACGATGTCGCGCAAGATCCACAATTTGCCCAACTCGAGAAAATCATGACCGCCCCCTTACTGGTCACCAACTGGATCAACATGCAATATTACGCCTCTGTCGCCGTTCCAGATAAATACAGCAGTGGTAACAAGTTGCTGCACAACATTGTCGGTGGTCACATTGGTGTTTTTGAAGGCAATGGGGGGGACTTACGCATTGGTTTGTCCACACAGTCGGTGCATGATGGGCAGCAGTATCGTCACCAACCTGTGCGCTTAAGCGCCTTCATTCAAGCCCCGAAAGAGGCCATCGACCACATTCTGGCGCGTCATCAAGATGTCGCATCGCTGGTCGACAACCAATGGTTATTTATCTATCACATTGATGATAACCATCAAGTATGGAAGCGCCACCGCGATGGCTGGCTTGCTCAATCACATTGAATAACGGAGAGTGTTCGTTGAAAACGCTTCAATTAAGCGCGCAAGCTCAAGACTTAGATATTGCCGCACATTTATTACAACAAGGGAAATTAGTCGCCTTGCCGACAGAAACGGTCTACGGTCTGGCAGCGGATGCCACGCAGCCAGAGGCCGTGTCACGCATTTTTGCGGCGAAAGGACGCCCTGCCAACCACCCTTTAATCGTGCATATTGGTCGTATTGAGCAATTATCGGATTGGGCAAAAGACATTCCACCACAAGCGATGGACTTGGCCAAAGCCTGTTGGCCAGGTCCGGTGACTTTGCTCCTCTCTAAAGCCGATCATGTCTCCCCGGTCGTGACGGGAGGACTCAATACCATTGCGATACGCATGCCAGCACACCCGGTGATGTTGGCGATTCTTAAGCAGCATCGGTTAGCGGTGGCCGCGCCATCTGCCAATCCCTATAAACAGTTAAGCCCAACCAATGCCCAACAAGTCTGCTCAGGTTTAGATGGGAAAATCGATGCCATCGTTGATGGCGGGGACTGTTTATTTGGCCTAGAATCGACGATTCTTGATATGACATCCACTCAGCCAAACGTGCTGCGCGCAGGCCCTGTCACCGCCCAAGAACTGGGCAAAATCCTAGGCACCGAGGTGCATTACCCTCAGCACCATAATGTTGCCGTGCCGGGGAATGTGGGGAGTCACTATCAGCCCAAAACGATATTGCGTTTGATTAATGACCTGCCACAAGCGCTCGCGCTGGCCGATCCTCAAGCCCAATATGCCGTCTTGCATCATTCCAAATTGGACGCCTACCCTCATGGTACGCACGCGATCACTATGCCCGATGAGCCCGTGGCTTATGGCCAATGTTTGTATCGGGTATTAGCACAAGCAGACGAACTCAAACCTGATGAGATTTGGTTAGAACGCCCCCCTCAAGGCGAAATGTGGAATGCCGTCAACGATCGCTTAAGCCGCGCTGCCCTTCCAGAATAAACTCTGAATAACACAACAAAAAAAAGCCCCTTTAGGGGCTTTTTTAACAAAAGAGACAGAGATTTTATCGAATCAAGCCACCGTTACGACTGACGATTTTTCCAGACCGTCTGAACATTACAGAACTCATAGAGCCCAAAGTCAGACAACTCACGTCCGTAACCACTTTTCTTCACTCCACCAAATGTCACGCGAGGGTCGCTGCCACAATACCCATTGATGAAGACTCCGCCACATTCAAGTTGCGCCGCCATGTGTTGAGCGCGATTTTCATCACCACTATAAATGGTGGCACACAAACCAAAATCACTATCATTGGCTAAGCGACACGCGTGTTCAGCATCGTTTGCCACACTGATTGCCGCGACCGGACCAAACATTTCTTCTCGAAAAGCCGTCATCTCCGGTGTGACATCCGCCAGTACAGTCGGCTGATAGTAATTCCCCGAGCCATCCATCTTATCGCCACCGAGCAATAAAGTTGCCCCTTGCTGTATGGTTCGCTGGACTTGATCGTGCAATTCATCACGTAAGTCAAATCGAGCCATCGGCCCAATGTAGTTCTCATCTTTGCGCGGATCGCCGATGGTCAACGCTTTTACTGCCGCCACAAATTTTTGCGTAAACTCTTCCGCAACTGACGCTTCCACGATAAAACGTTTTGCCGCCGCACAAACCTGGCCATTGTTTTGATATCGCCCGGCGACCGCCGCTTTGACGGCTTCATCCATATTGGCATCGGCTAAAACAATAAAGGGATCTGAGCCACCTAATTCTAATATGGATTTCTTCAATGCCGCGCCAGCTTGAGAGCCAATGGTTTTGCCTGCGCCGACACTGCCGGTAAAGGCAACACCCGCCACACGATCATCTGCGATAACGTCGCTGACCCTATCGTTGGTGGCGTGAATCAAAGAAAACACGCCCTGTGGCAAGCCTGTAGAATTAAGAATGCGCTCAATCATGTACGCACAGCCCATGATATTGGGCGCGTGTTTGAGGATATAAGTATTGCCTGACAACATCATAGGCACGGCACCACGCATCACCTGCCATAAAGGAAAGTTCCACGGCATAATACCCAACAACACACCGAGCGGACGAAACTCTTGAACCGCCTGCTGATTTTCCACCAGCGTCGGTCGAGTTGCCAACATATCCGGGCCGTGCGTCGCATACCAATCACACAAGTTTGCGCTTTTCGTCACTTCACCACGCGCCTGACCGATAGGTTTGCCCATTTCCAGAGTCATCATCTGCGCCAATTCTTCACTGTTCTCTCGCAGGGCTTGCCCTATTGCGACCAGTGCATCCACTCTGTCTGCGACTGAGGTATTTTTCCACTGCTGAGACGCTTCAAAACTTTGCTGCACAACACGCTCAACCTGTTCTTTGGAGTCAAACGGGTAGCTCGCGATTGCCTCACCGCTAATCGGAGAGATCGTTTTGGATTCATTTGACGTTGCAGTAATCATAATGGATTGTCCTTTTGACTGATGAATGTCATGTCACTTGGTCTTGTTTCATGGAGGCGCGACATCTCATGACATCGCTACCATCGCATTACGCAACCAGCATAACCAAAAATTGCACTGCAATACAATGTCTCACCCAAAATCGTACGACCTTGTCACTGTCGTCACTTTTTCACATTACGACAAAGTACTCAAAACAACACTCAAAGGACAGTTTTTATACGTAATCGCTAAAGTAGGACGTCATAGTAAAGTCACGGGAAATTAACATTCTCGTGACGTTGTTATTCCGGATCCCATATAGTATCGCCTCACCTTTATGCATTTAATTCAAATAGCTTTTAGCAAGGGCTTTCGCGTAATAGGTTAAACCATCCAAAAATAACAATGATGTGGTTTTTGATTATATAAATAAGGCGAACAGAATGGCGACCCAATGTGATCATAAAAACCAACTTGTACGACAACATCGTACGATTTGGGACAAACTAAGT is part of the Vibrio zhugei genome and encodes:
- a CDS encoding putative inorganic carbon transporter subunit DabA, which codes for MTVFNQTLSFAAIAREASSSIAPAWPLDRSVAVNPWWPQRHDRIEQAFAEQAVLTGETGLMPRTYYAEKWATQIQPQHLEQAITELHSPFNAEQLEQCLSTPSTALPRWNTLGALMDREIPSAQGHSWPQEVLQQISQFVALYHQYPARFDAEGKNGEHLYQSWLEVVTRDKGIKTLLGVDLLPYFAKLPTSLEEMLKHCETQWAPMLQTKEGAYAYTRAALHLLSGWAGWQSWLDWQANLDNQHLDIPHTLGLTTIVLAWNSVLWQWLKEHAPATFDSIATNIANQARLIDEEYQQAERQLAPWWVWQRALELSVHQPWITQVQNTTTPTATARPSLQAVFCIDVRSEPMRRALEQQDPSIDTLGFAGFFGLPIAYHTHDDRISRPQLPGLLAPNLVAQQTKMQPERWLRLTQLGWQNSLEKPSSNLGMIEAGGLLKLVSLFKRVILQQGSTNPINRDAHHNDYWQLKRHDVPLTDDEKAELGAGILKAMGVSERLAPVFLLTGHGSETCNNHTASGLDCGACGGQTGEVNVKVLAQLLNEANVRANMPKYGVTVPQDTVFYAAMHNTTTDDIDVYDAPFAPWMNWLVSASEQARNARIEQFDHGDTPTPHQVKRFFKQRATNWAQMRPEWGLCNNAGVFIAPRALTKHIDLQGRAFLHEYDVAQDPQFAQLEKIMTAPLLVTNWINMQYYASVAVPDKYSSGNKLLHNIVGGHIGVFEGNGGDLRIGLSTQSVHDGQQYRHQPVRLSAFIQAPKEAIDHILARHQDVASLVDNQWLFIYHIDDNHQVWKRHRDGWLAQSH
- a CDS encoding L-threonylcarbamoyladenylate synthase, producing the protein MEAPPRWLACSITLNNGECSLKTLQLSAQAQDLDIAAHLLQQGKLVALPTETVYGLAADATQPEAVSRIFAAKGRPANHPLIVHIGRIEQLSDWAKDIPPQAMDLAKACWPGPVTLLLSKADHVSPVVTGGLNTIAIRMPAHPVMLAILKQHRLAVAAPSANPYKQLSPTNAQQVCSGLDGKIDAIVDGGDCLFGLESTILDMTSTQPNVLRAGPVTAQELGKILGTEVHYPQHHNVAVPGNVGSHYQPKTILRLINDLPQALALADPQAQYAVLHHSKLDAYPHGTHAITMPDEPVAYGQCLYRVLAQADELKPDEIWLERPPQGEMWNAVNDRLSRAALPE
- a CDS encoding aldehyde dehydrogenase family protein; the encoded protein is MITATSNESKTISPISGEAIASYPFDSKEQVERVVQQSFEASQQWKNTSVADRVDALVAIGQALRENSEELAQMMTLEMGKPIGQARGEVTKSANLCDWYATHGPDMLATRPTLVENQQAVQEFRPLGVLLGIMPWNFPLWQVMRGAVPMMLSGNTYILKHAPNIMGCAYMIERILNSTGLPQGVFSLIHATNDRVSDVIADDRVAGVAFTGSVGAGKTIGSQAGAALKKSILELGGSDPFIVLADANMDEAVKAAVAGRYQNNGQVCAAAKRFIVEASVAEEFTQKFVAAVKALTIGDPRKDENYIGPMARFDLRDELHDQVQRTIQQGATLLLGGDKMDGSGNYYQPTVLADVTPEMTAFREEMFGPVAAISVANDAEHACRLANDSDFGLCATIYSGDENRAQHMAAQLECGGVFINGYCGSDPRVTFGGVKKSGYGRELSDFGLYEFCNVQTVWKNRQS